The following coding sequences lie in one Lepidochelys kempii isolate rLepKem1 chromosome 18, rLepKem1.hap2, whole genome shotgun sequence genomic window:
- the LOC140900206 gene encoding LOW QUALITY PROTEIN: alpha-1,3-galactosyltransferase 2-like (The sequence of the model RefSeq protein was modified relative to this genomic sequence to represent the inferred CDS: deleted 1 base in 1 codon) has translation MAQWSDPCLVLNHGTILLPWAVPGTWGQPGPLTLCHLLCRYLVKCLEHFLVTAEEHLMVGWRMIYYIFTDRVGAVPRLHLVTERHLRTLMVENQKRWQDVSMMTIHWFTQGLDPAICREAHGPASTSPLTETSDQLPFWAQVQGTATTAQQCSGVMPTVKNLTESCFQNKRNGVEAPWHDESHLNKYFQLHKPTKILSPEYCWDEAIGPCGDIRISRLLWAEKQRSLVHPTDQ, from the exons ATGGCCCAGTGGTCTGATCCCTGCCTGGTCCTGAACCATGggaccatccttcttccctgGGCAGTCCCAGGCACCTGGGGCCAGCCTGGCCCCCTAACCCTCTGCCACCTCTTGTGCAGGTACCTGGTTAAGTGTCTGGAGCATTTCCTGGTGACGGCTGAGGAACACTTAATGGTGGGCTGGAGGATGATCTACTACATCTTCACAGACAGGGTGGGTGCGGTGCCGCGGCTCCACCTGGTCACGGAGCGGCACCTGCGGACCCTGATGGTGGAGAACCAGAAGCGCTGGCAGGATGTCTCCATGATGACGATACATTGGTTCACCCAGGGCCTGGACCCTGCtatctgcagggaggccca TGGACCTGCTTCTACTTCACCTCTGACCGAAACCTCAGACCAGCTGCCTTTCTGGGCCCAGGTGCAGGGGACTGCCACTACTGCGCAGCAGTGTTCAGGGGTCATGCCCACAGTGAAGAACCTGACGGAAAGCTGCTTCCAGAACAAGAGGAATGGCGTGGAGGCCCCG TGGCATGACGAGAGCCACCTCAATAAGTACTTCCAGCTGCACAAGCCAACCAAGATCTTGTCTCCGGAGTACTGCTGGGATGAGGCCATCGGGCCATGTGGAGACATCCGCATCTCTAGGCTGCTGTGGGCCGAGAAGCAGCGCAGTTTGGTGCACCCGACAGATCAGTGA